One Halomonas sp. M4R1S46 genomic window carries:
- a CDS encoding 3-keto-5-aminohexanoate cleavage protein: protein MSQPCIICVAITGSLPRKENNPAVPVTLDEQVESTQAAFEAGASIVHCHVRNDDQSPSSDPEKFARLMEGLKTHCPGMIIQLSTGGRSGAGEERGAMLPLKPDMASLAVGSNNFPTRVYENSPQLVEWLADGMLTYDIKPEIEAFDLSHIHQAATLAKQGKLKAPLYVQFVMGVRNAMPVDKPTFDFYVETLERLAPGSQWCGAGIGANQLVLNEWSIAAGGHTRTGLEDNVRWDKETLAPSNAALVERVAKLCEQYERPVATWQQAREILGLKAG from the coding sequence ATGTCGCAGCCCTGTATCATCTGTGTGGCCATCACCGGCAGCCTGCCGCGCAAGGAAAACAACCCTGCCGTTCCCGTGACCCTCGACGAGCAGGTCGAGAGCACCCAGGCGGCCTTCGAGGCCGGGGCGAGCATCGTCCATTGCCATGTCCGCAATGACGACCAGTCGCCGAGTTCGGACCCCGAGAAGTTCGCCAGGCTGATGGAAGGCCTCAAGACGCACTGCCCGGGGATGATCATCCAGCTCTCCACCGGCGGGCGCTCGGGGGCGGGTGAAGAGCGTGGCGCCATGCTGCCGCTGAAGCCCGACATGGCCAGCCTCGCGGTGGGCTCCAACAACTTCCCCACCCGGGTCTACGAGAACTCGCCACAGCTGGTGGAGTGGCTGGCCGACGGGATGCTGACGTACGACATCAAGCCCGAGATCGAGGCCTTCGACCTGTCGCATATCCACCAGGCGGCGACTCTCGCCAAGCAGGGCAAGCTCAAGGCGCCGCTCTACGTCCAGTTCGTGATGGGGGTCAGGAACGCCATGCCGGTGGACAAGCCGACCTTCGATTTCTATGTCGAGACCCTCGAGCGCCTGGCGCCGGGCTCCCAGTGGTGCGGGGCCGGCATCGGCGCCAACCAGCTGGTCCTCAACGAGTGGTCCATCGCCGCGGGCGGCCACACCCGCACGGGGCTCGAGGACAACGTTCGCTGGGACAAGGAGACCCTCGCCCCCTCCAATGCCGCGCTGGTCGAGCGGGTGGCGAAGCTGTGCGAGCAATACGAGCGCCCGGTGGCCACCTGGCAGCAGGCGCGCGAGATCCTCGGGCTCAAGGCGGGCTGA
- the pcaF gene encoding 3-oxoadipyl-CoA thiolase, with protein MSNVYLCHPRRTAVGRFGGTLAAVRPDDFAATLFQAVLAEAPDLDPAAIDEVIMGCANQAGEDNRNVARMSSLLAGLPTSVPGTTMNRLCGSGMDAVGTAFRAIKAGEFELALAGGVESMSRAPFVMGKAETAFSRTQTIEDTTIGWRFINPLMKQQYGVDAMPETAENVAEQYRISREDQDAFALKSQQKAERAQQEGRLEEEITAIEIPRRKQEPLIFDQDEHLRPGTTLEKLAKLPTPFRDGGSVTAGNASGVNDGAAAMLVASEAAVKQHGLTPMARILGMATAGVEPATMGIGPVPAVRKLLDRLGVSLDEIDIIELNEAFASQALACMRELGIDDHDPRVNPNGGGIALGHPLGMSGARLLMTAAVELQKTGKRYALCTMCVGVGQGIATLIERA; from the coding sequence ATGAGTAACGTCTACCTGTGTCATCCGCGGCGTACCGCCGTGGGCCGCTTCGGCGGCACCCTGGCCGCGGTGCGTCCCGACGACTTCGCCGCCACCCTCTTCCAGGCGGTGCTCGCCGAGGCGCCGGATCTCGACCCGGCCGCCATCGACGAGGTGATCATGGGCTGTGCCAACCAGGCCGGCGAGGACAACCGCAACGTGGCACGCATGTCGTCGCTGCTGGCGGGTCTGCCGACCTCGGTGCCCGGTACCACCATGAACCGCCTGTGTGGCTCGGGCATGGACGCGGTGGGCACCGCCTTCCGCGCCATCAAGGCCGGTGAGTTCGAGCTGGCGCTGGCCGGCGGCGTGGAGTCCATGTCGCGGGCGCCGTTCGTGATGGGCAAGGCCGAGACCGCCTTCTCGCGCACCCAGACGATCGAGGACACCACCATCGGCTGGCGCTTCATCAACCCGCTGATGAAGCAGCAGTACGGCGTCGACGCCATGCCGGAGACCGCCGAGAACGTCGCCGAGCAGTACCGCATCTCCCGCGAGGATCAGGACGCCTTCGCCCTGAAATCCCAGCAGAAGGCCGAGCGCGCCCAGCAGGAAGGGCGGCTCGAAGAGGAGATCACCGCCATCGAGATCCCGCGGCGCAAGCAGGAGCCGCTGATCTTCGACCAGGACGAGCACCTGCGCCCGGGCACCACCCTGGAGAAGCTGGCCAAGTTGCCGACACCGTTCCGTGACGGCGGCAGCGTCACCGCCGGCAATGCCTCCGGGGTCAACGACGGCGCCGCGGCGATGCTGGTGGCCAGCGAGGCCGCGGTGAAGCAGCACGGCCTCACGCCCATGGCACGCATCCTGGGCATGGCCACCGCCGGGGTGGAGCCGGCCACCATGGGCATCGGCCCGGTGCCGGCGGTGCGCAAGCTGCTCGACCGCCTGGGTGTGTCGCTCGACGAGATCGACATCATCGAGCTCAACGAGGCCTTCGCCTCCCAGGCCCTCGCCTGCATGCGCGAGCTGGGCATCGACGATCACGACCCGCGGGTCAACCCTAACGGCGGCGGCATCGCCCTGGGCCACCCGCTGGGCATGTCCGGCGCCCGCCTGCTGATGACCGCGGCCGTTGAGCTGCAGAAGACCGGCAAGCGCTACGCGCTTTGCACCATGTGCGTCGGGGTGGGGCAGGGCATCGCCACGCTGATCGAGCGGGCGTAA
- a CDS encoding CoA-transferase subunit beta yields MSTEYTSSEMMTVTAARALENGMTCFVGIGLPSEAANLARLTHAPDVVLIYESGTLQTRPNVLPLSIGDGELCESALTTVSVPEMFRYWLQGGKIDVGFLGTAQIDRYCNLNTTLIGDYHDPKVRLPGGGGAPEIATNAGEVFITLKHSPRAFVKDVDFVTTLGFGRDGQGRDGVPNIGKGPTRVITDLCVMKPDPETKELVVVSLHPGVSREDVMEATGWEIRFAEALESTPEPSARELEILRELKERTNRKHAGE; encoded by the coding sequence ATGAGCACCGAATACACCTCCTCGGAGATGATGACCGTCACCGCCGCCCGGGCGCTCGAGAACGGCATGACCTGCTTCGTGGGCATCGGCCTGCCCAGCGAGGCCGCCAACCTGGCGCGCCTGACCCATGCCCCGGACGTGGTGCTGATCTACGAGTCCGGCACCCTGCAGACCAGGCCGAACGTGCTGCCGCTGTCCATCGGCGACGGCGAGCTGTGCGAGTCGGCGCTGACCACCGTCTCGGTGCCCGAGATGTTCCGCTACTGGCTGCAGGGCGGGAAGATCGACGTGGGCTTCCTGGGTACCGCCCAGATCGACCGCTACTGCAACCTCAACACCACCCTGATCGGCGACTACCACGATCCCAAGGTGCGCCTGCCGGGCGGCGGCGGGGCGCCGGAGATCGCCACCAACGCGGGTGAGGTGTTCATCACCCTCAAGCATTCGCCGCGGGCCTTCGTGAAGGACGTCGACTTCGTCACCACCCTGGGCTTCGGCCGCGACGGCCAGGGCCGCGACGGCGTGCCCAACATCGGCAAGGGCCCGACCCGGGTGATCACCGACCTGTGCGTGATGAAGCCCGACCCCGAGACCAAGGAGCTGGTGGTCGTCTCGCTGCACCCCGGCGTGTCCCGCGAGGACGTGATGGAGGCCACCGGTTGGGAGATCCGCTTCGCCGAGGCGCTCGAGAGCACCCCGGAACCCTCGGCCCGCGAACTGGAGATCCTGCGCGAGCTGAAGGAGAGGACCAACCGAAAACATGCCGGCGAGTAA